A DNA window from Zingiber officinale cultivar Zhangliang chromosome 3A, Zo_v1.1, whole genome shotgun sequence contains the following coding sequences:
- the LOC122052855 gene encoding phospholipase D delta-like, with the protein MDSTPDQRVLLHGDLDLQIISARNLPNMDLFSERLRRCFGCCGLPFPRSANGVDHSHRSKIITSDPYTTVCICGATVARTRVIPNSQEPVWSERFRIPLAHNTDRVEFQVKDNDVFGAEVIGTASVSAALVATGRPFEGWLPIIGSSGFPPKPDSALYVSFLFTPVENNPIYSHSIPCDPEQLGVRDTYFHVRKGGKLTLYQDAHVKEGELPEIKLDGGTVFKQEKCWEDICHAIIEAHHLIYIVGWSLYHKVKLVREPTRPLPEAGNLTLGDLLKYKSQEGVRVCLLIWDDKTSHDRLFFTSGGLMQTHDEETRKFFRHSSVVCVLSPRYASGKLSLVKQQIVGTLFTHHQKCVLVDTEASLSTRKITAFIGGLDLCDGRYDTPSHRLFQDLESVYLDDCHNPSINIQGKGPRQPWHDLHCKIEGPAAYDVLTNFEQRWHRATRLHAFAKKFAKGGDWHDDSLLKIDRISWILSPQDPEPFGDPNLKVSSERDPENWHIQVFRSIDSGSVKGFPQSVHDAQMVNLVCGKNLMIDKSIHTAYVRAIRSAQHFIYIENQYFLGSSYGWPSYENSGADNLIPMELALKIASKIRAREQFAVYIVIPMWPEGVPTSNSVQEILFWQAQTMKMMYRIIAHELKLANSFEAHPQDYLNFYCLGNREPSSYIIPPTMQPSNEVLSTKYRRFMIYVHSKGMVVDDEYVILGSANINQRSMDGSRDTEIAMGAYQPQHTWAGKKLPQGQVHGYRMSLWAEHLGMDAHLNDAHSLECASHIKKPYSLECVKFVNRVAEENWFRYTAEDIIPLRGHLLKYPIQVAADGEVMSLPGQETFPDVGGKILGVSTPLPDELTM; encoded by the exons ATGGATTCGACACCGGACCAGCGCGTCCTCCTCCACGGCGACCTCGACCTCCAGATAATAAGCGCCCGTAACCTCCCCAACATGGACCTCTTTTCCGAACGGCTTCGCCGTTGCTTCGGCTGCTGCGGCCTCCCCTTCCCCCGCTCCGCCAATGGCGTCGATCACTCCCACCGCTCTAAGATCATCACCAGCGACCCGTATACCACCGTGTGCATCTGCGGCGCCACGGTCGCTCGCACCCGCGTCATTCCCAACTCCCAGGAGCCCGTATGGAGCGAGCGCTTCAGAATCCCGCTCGCCCACAACACTGATCGGGTCGAGTTCCAGGTTAAGGACAATGACGTATTTGGTGCTGAGGTTATAGGGACTGCCTCTGTGTCTGCCGCCCTTGTCGCCACTGGCAGGCCCTTTGAGGGGTGGCTTCCAATTATCGGGTCATCCGGGTTTCCACCGAAGCCAGACTCCGCTCTCTACGTTTCCTTTTTATTTACCCCTGTGGAAAACAATCCAATATACAGTCATAGTATCCCTTGTGATCCAGAACAATTAGGGGTGAGGGACACTTACTTCCATGTGAGAAAAGGCGGAAAACTAACTCTCTACCAGGACGCACATGTTAAGGAGGGAGAGCTCCCTGAGATTAAATTGGACGGAGGGACGGTGTTCAAGCAAGAGAAGTGTTGGGAAGACATATGTCATGCAATCATTGAAGCtcatcatttaatttatattgttggCTGGTCACTCTATCACAAAGTGAAGCTGGTAAGGGAGCCAACTAGGCCATTGCCGGAAGCTGGGAACCTTACTTTGGGGGATTTGCTGAAGTACAAGTCGCAGGAGGGTGTTCGAGTCTGCTTGCTTATTTGGGATGATAAGACTTCACATGATAGGCTCTTCTTCACCAGT GGGGGACTTATGCAAACTCATGACGAAGAAACAAGAAAATTTTTCAGGCATTCATCTGTGGTTTGTGTGTTGTCGCCACGTTATGCAAGTGGAAAGCTTAGTTTGGTCAAGCAACAG ATTGTGGGTACCCTCTTCACACACCACCAAAAATGCGTGCTTGTTGATACTGAGGCTTCTCTGAGTACCAGAAAAATTACAGCTTTTATTGGAGGTCTTGATCTCTGTGATGGACGCTATGATACTCCATCCCATAGACTTTTTCAGGACCTTGAGTCAGTGTATCTTGACGATTGTCACAATCCCTCAATCAAT ATCCAAGGTAAAGGTCCACGGCAGCCATGGCATGATCTACATTGTAAAATTGAAGGGCCTGCTGCTTACGATGTACTTACCAATTTTGAGCAGCGTTGGCACAGAGCAACAAGATTGCATGCTTTTGCAAAAAAATTTGCAAAGGGTGGCGATTGGCATGATGATTCTTTACTAAAGATAGATCGTATCTCTTGGATACTCAGTCCACAAGATCCTGAACCATTTGGTGATCCAAATTTGAAGGTTTCAAGTGAACGAGATCCAGAGAATTGGCATATTCAG GTTTTCCGGTCTATTGACTCTGGATCCGTGAAAGGATTTCCTCAATCAGTTCATGATGCACAAATGGTG AATCTTGTATGCGGAAAGAATCTGATGATTGATAAGAGCATCCACACAGCATATGTGAGAGCCATCAGATCTGCACAACACTTCATATACATTGAAAATCAATATTTTCTTGGTTCATCTTATGGTTGGCCATCTTATGAAAATTCAG GTGCTGACAATTTGATACCAATGGAGCTAGCACTGAAGATTGCTAGCAAAATTAGAGCTAGAGAGCAGTTTGCTGTGTATATAGTCATACCAATGTGGCCTGAAGGGGTTCCTACATCTAATTCCGTTCAAGAGATCCTATTTTGGCAG GCCCAAACAATGAAGATGATGTACAGGATCATTGCTCATGAGCTTAAATTAGCAAACTCTTTTGAAGCACATCCACAAGATTATCTTAATTTTTACTGTCTTGGAAATCGAGAACCATCAAGTTATATTATCCCTCCAACTATGCAACCCTCGAATGAA GTCTTGTCGACGAAATATAGACGTTTCATGATTTATGTCCATTCAAAAGGGATGGTAGTGGATGACGAGTATGTGATTTTGGGATCTGCCAACATTAATCAAAGATCAATGGATGGTTCAAGAGACACTGAAATTGCTATGGGGGCATATCAGCCCCAACACACCTGGGCAGGGAAAAAACTTCCACAAGGCCAG GTACACGGATACAGGATGTCATTGTGGGCGGAGCATCTTGGTATGGATGCCCACTTAAATGATGCTCACAGCCTGGAATGTGCTAGCCACATCAAGAAGCCTTACAGTTTGGAATGTGTAAAGTTTGTTAACAGGGTAGCCGAGGAAAACTGGTTCCGATATACTGCTGAAGATATAATTCCATTGAGAGGCCACCTTCTCAAATATCCTATTCAAGTCGCTGCTGATGGTGAAGTGATGTCGCTTCCTGGGCAAGAAACTTTTCCTGATGTTGGAGGTAAGATTTTAGGAGTATCCACTCCACTCCCCGACGAGCTAACTATGTGA
- the LOC122052856 gene encoding uncharacterized protein LOC122052856, with protein MSREASVGGSGEASSNSGAAIPSVASTTSGTSDSKRLAVNAPGNRSDPGWKHGIAVDENPKKVQCKYCQKVINGGIYRLKHHLAGTQKDVGACKAVSDDVRKEMWKIVSSLQENLIKRAKEIEGRSSDSSPLGQYEDEEVEGAKRQRREIAKNPADLFKKRGVSSQTTINGIFKKNLREEACQGIASFFYNNAIPFHVAKSDEFKKMLDLVARHGIGFKPPSYHEIRVKYLKQQVDCTKEVIEQHKAFWKKMGCTIMTDGWTDKRRRTILNFLVNSPMGTIFLKSIDASDISKTADKIFKLMDEIVEEVGEENVVQIVTDNAANYKAAGEMLMGKRKRLYWTPCAAHCIDLMLEDFEKKIPIHKETIARGKKITTYIYSRTALISLLHHFTKEKDLIRPATTRFATSYLTLGCLNDNKGALIRMFTSKEWKSSQFAKTKDGKVIENVVMDKDFWKSIITCLRSAYPLIKVLRLVDSDEKPAMGFIYEEMDRAKEKIQAAFNGIKKSYLPLWEIIDARWDNQLHRPLHAAGYYLNPQFHYSPNFKADFEVKRGIYDCLQRVVESMEEVKKIDAQLEDFKYRKKFFGSAVATCGIETKTPAQWWESYGYEHPELQKFAIRVLSLTCSSSGCERNWSAFEMVHTKRRNRLKAKTMNDVVFVMANSKLAKKKELRKVNDYSIDDLASDDDWIVDDSENLDLDASNEDLVPVEEGPSSGAPHDDLELPSYDDDEVEEGGDAMEDAGDEEHMEDDYEFMNL; from the exons ATGAGTAGAGAAGCTAGTGTTGGTGGGTCTGGTGAAGCAAGCTCCAATAGTGGTGCAGCCATTCCAAGCGTAGCTTCCACAACTAGTGGAACTTCAGATTCCAAAAGATTGGCAGTGAATGCTCCTGGAAATAGATCTGATCCAGGTTGGAAACATGGAATTGCAGTTGATGAAAATCCAAAGAAAGTGCAATGCAAATACTGTCAAAAGGTGATAAATGGAGGGATTTATAGACTCAAGCATCATTTGGCAGGAACACAAAAGGATGTTGGAGCATGCAAGGCTGTTAGTGATGATGTAAGGAAGGAAATGTGGAAAATTGTATCCTCAttgcaagaaaatttaataaagagGGCAAAGGAGATTGAAGGAAGATCAAGTGATTCAAGTCCTCTTGGCCAATATGAAGATGAGGAGGTGGAGGGTGCAAAAAGACAAAGGCGAGAAATTGCAAAGAATCCTGCTGATCTATTCAAGAAAAGGGGTGTGAGTAGTCAAACTACCATCAATGGCATTTTCAAGAAGAATTTGAGGGAGGAAGCTTGCCAAGGGATTGCCTCTTTTTTCTACAATAATGCTATACCTTTTCATGTGGCAAAAAGTGATGAATTCAAGAAGATGCTAGACTTGGTTGCAAGACATGGTATTGGCTTTAAGCCTCCATCCTACCATGAGATTAGAGTCAAGTATTTGAAACAACAAGTTGATTGCACCAAAGAAGTTATAGAGCAGCACAAAGCATTTTGGAAGAAAATGGGATGCACAATTATGACTGATGGGTGGACAGATAAGAGGAGGAGGACTATATTAAACTTCTTGGTTAATAGTCCTATGGGAACCATTTTTTTGAAGTCAATTGATGCATCTGATATATCTAAAACAGCTGACAAGATTTTCAAGTTGATGGATGAAATTGTTGAAGAAGTTGGTGAAGAGAATGTAGTGCAAATTGTCACAGACAATGCAGCAAACTACAAAGCAGCCGGGGAGATGTTGATGGGGAAGAGAAAGAGGCTATATTGGACGCCTTGTGCAGCTCATTGCATCGATTTAATGTTGgaggattttgaaaaaaagaTACCAATACATAAAGAGACAATTGCACGAGGTAAAAAGATCACAACTTACATCTATTCAAGGACTGCGCTTATTTCTCTATTGCATCATTTTACCAAAGAAAAGGATTTGATTAGACCAGCCACTACCCGTTTTGCCACATCTTACTTGACTTTGGGTTGCTTGAATGACAATAAGGGAGCATTGATTAGAATGTTTACATCCAAAGAATGGAAATCTAGTCAATTTGCAAAGACTAAAGATGGAAAGGTTATTGAAAATGTGGTAATGGATAAGGACTTCTGGAAAAGCATTATTACATGCTTGAGGAGTGCTTATCCTTTGATCAAAGTCCTTCGTTTGGTAGACTCAGATGAGAAGCCTGCCATGGGGTTCATTTATGAGGAAATGGACAGGGCCAAAGAAAAGATACAAGCTGCCTTTAATGGTATTAAGAAAAG TTACTTGCCTCTATGGGAAATTATAGATGCAAGATGGGATAATCAACTACATCGGCCTTTGCATGCTGCAGGCTATTATCTTAACCCTCAATTTCATTACAGTCCTAATTTTAAAGCTGACTTTGAAGTGAAAAGAGGAATATATGATTGTCTACAAAGGGTGGTTGAAAGTATGGAAGAAGTAAAGAAGATTGATGCTCAACTGGAAGACTTCAAATATCGAAAGAAATTCTTTGGTAGTGCAGTAGCCACTTGTGGAATTGAAACCAAAACTCCAGCACAATGGTGGGAATCATATGGTTATGAACATCCTGAGTTGCAAAAGTTTGCTATTCGTGTTTTGAGCTTGACATGCAGCTCATCTGGCTGTGAGAGGAATTGGAGTGCATTTGAGATG GTCCACACTAAGAGAAGAAATCGTTTGAAGGCAAAAACGATGAATGATGTAGTCTTTGTGATGGCTAATtcaaaattagccaagaagaaggaatTGAGGAAAGTCAATGACTATAGCATTGATGACCTAGCTTCTGATGATGATTGGATTGTGGATGATAGTGAAAATTTAGATTTGGATGCTTCAAATGAAGATTTGGTTCCAGTTGAAGAAGGACCTAGTAGTGGAGCACCTCATGATGATTTGGAGCTGCCTAGttatgatgatgatgaagttgaagaagGTGGAGATGCCATGGAGGATGCTGGAGATGAAGAACACATGGAGGATGATTATGAATTCATGAATTTATGA
- the LOC122052854 gene encoding pentatricopeptide repeat-containing protein At4g35130, chloroplastic-like: MATALSFHSSASINAHGISSRTYQRKRQSTPSLEPHARLLTGASVSSTGKPRTSRPNQARIARTLLSFITFGRIQEALSLFESTQKPDTFLWNLMIRGCATAELYENAIGLYRRMQAAGVRADHFTFPFVIKSCANVSAFEEGLKVHAKLFRVGLDSDLFICNSLVAMYVKFGFVEDAENVFDEMPVRDDVSWNSLVNGYVSNGEGWKALRCVKQMQERFGSRLDWFGITSALAACCSVGSLKHGKEIHCYVMRNVLELDIKLQTTLLDMYCKTGDLAGAERLFDSMSDRNVVTWNAMVGGYSLNGEPQQAFASAIQMQDNGVDLDVITLVNLLPACAESKSLHRGKSVHAFATRRGLIPHLVLETALVDMYGKCGKVLSSLYLFEKMSEKSLVSWNAMISGFVQNGRNMEAIQLFLELQKSSLLPDAFTISTITLAYAKLAWLWQGKQIHSYSLKLGYQSDSVVMNSIICMYAMCGDMNTSRLVFDRLTHKNVASWNMLIMGYGIHGHGETALRLFSDMKECGLKPDQSTFASVLSACSTSGLIDEGWLHFSSMRPEYDMNPEIEHYRCMVDLLGRSGDLEAATNLINKMPLVPTARIWGSLLTASKNNRNIEVAEYAAGKIFQLEHENTGCYILLSSMYADAGKREDAERMMSLMKQEGLEKTTVRSLVELGRRSYSFINGDRLHAQSSRIHEVSSILLNKIGEATYEPGNVFNPTDIVIKKNNSPNRHSVKLAVVFGLISSPVGVPVLVKKNGTMCNRSHQAIKLISGFNGREIIVGDTKIYHHFINGRCTCGDYW, encoded by the coding sequence ATGGCTACTGCACTCTCGTTCCACAGCAGCGCTTCCATCAACGCTCATGGCATTTCCTCTCGCACATACCAGCGTAAGCGGCAGTCGACGCCTTCACTCGAGCCGCACGCTCGCCTCCTCACCGGTGCGTCGGTTTCCTCCACCGGGAAGCCTCGCACTTCCCGACCAAACCAGGCCCGCATCGCCCGCACGCTTCTGTCCTTCATAACTTTCGGCCGCATTCAGGAAGCCCTCTCTTTGTTCGAGAGCACCCAGAAGCCTGACACCTTCCTGTGGAACCTCATGATCAGAGGCTGCGCCACCGCCGAGCTCTACGAAAATGCCATCGGTTTGTATCGCCGGATGCAGGCCGCGGGCGTGCGGGCGGATCACTTCACCTTCCCCTTCGTCATCAAATCCTGCGCCAATGTCTCCGCTTTCGAGGAAGGGTTGAAGGTTCATGCGAAGTTGTTCAGGGTTGGATTGGATTCTGATCTCTTCATCTGCAATTCTCTTGTGGCCATGTATGTGAAATTTGGGTTTGTCGAAGATGCCGagaatgtgtttgatgaaatgccagTGAGGGATGATGTTTCGTGGAATTCACTAGTTAATGGGTATGTGTCTAATGGAGAAGGATGGAAGGCTTTACGCTGCGTGAAACAGATGCAGGAAAGGTTTGGTAGCAGACTTGACTGGTTTGGGATTACAAGTGCTCTGGCTGCTTGTTGTTCGGTAGGGAGTTTAAAACACGGGAAAGAGATCCATTGTTATGTGATGAGGAATGTGTTGGAGCTTGACATCAAACTCCAGACGACTCTTCTTGACATGTACTGCAAAACTGGAGACTTGGCCGGTGCTGAAAGGTTGTTCGACTCAATGTCTGATAGAAACGTCGTAACTTGGAATGCCATGGTTGGTGGCTACTCCCTGAATGGTGAACCACAACAGGCATTTGCTAGTGCTATACAAATGCAAGACAATGGCGTGGATCTGGATGTAATCACACTGGTAAATCTTTTACCAGCTTGTGCAGAATCTAAAAGCTTGCATCGTGGGAAATCAGTTCATGCATTTGCCACCAGAAGAGGCTTGATTCCTCATTTGGTTCTTGAGACCGCTTTGGTTGATATGTATGGTAAATGTGGAAAAGTACTGTCATCGCTATATCTGTTTGAGAAAATGTCTGAGAAAAGCTTGGTGTCATGGAATGCAATGATTTCAGGTTTTGTACAAAACGGGAGGAACATGGAGGCAATACAACTGTTTCTTGAACTACAGAAAAGTTCTTTGCTACCAGATGCCTTCACCATCTCCACCATCACCCTTGCATATGCCAAGCTAGCATGGCTATGGCAAGGGAAGCAAATACACAGCTATTCTCTTAAATTGGGTTATCAAAGCGACTCGGTTGTCATGAATTCCATCATATGTATGTATGCAATGTGTGGTGATATGAACACATCAAGACTAGTGTTTGACAGACTGACGCACAAGAATGTGGCCTCATGGAATATGCTTATAATGGGATATGGAATTCATGGGCATGGGGAAACTGCGCTGAGACTCTTTTCTgacatgaaggaatgtggattgaAGCCTGACCAGAGTACATTTGCTTCTGTGTTGAGTGCTTGCAGCACATCAGGCTTAATCGATGAAGGCTGGTTGCATTTTAGTTCTATGAGACCGGAATATGACATGAATCCAGAGATTGAGCACTATCGATGCATGGTTGATCTCCTTGGACGGTCAGGAGATCTTGAAGCAGCCACAAACTTAATAAACAAAATGCCTCTGGTTCCTACTGCAAGAATATGGGGATCATTATTAACTGCAAGTAAAAACAATAGAAACATAGAAGTAGCAGAGTATGCAGCGGGGAAAATCTTTCAACTGGAACATGAAAACACTGGTTGCTATATCCTGTTGTCAAGCATGTATGCTGATGCAGGGAAACGGGAAGATGCAGAAAGAATGATGTCTCTTATGAAGCAAGAGGGGCTAGAGAAGACAACAGTTAGGAGTTTGGTTGAGCTTGGTCGTCGATCATACAGCTTTATCAATGGTGATAGATTGCATGCTCAAAGCAGCCGGATCCATGAAGTTTCAAGCATTCTCTTAAATAAGATTGGAGAAGCTACATATGAGCCTGGTAATGTGTTTAATCCAACAGATAtagtaataaagaaaaataattcacCAAATAGGCATAGTGTAAAGCTAGCAGTTGTATTTGGCCTGATATCCTCACCAGTTGGCGTTCCTGTCTTGGTGAAGAAGAATGGCACAATGTGTAATCGATCTCACCAGGCAATTAAGCTGATATCTGGTTTTAATGGACGAGAAATTATAGTAGGTGACACGAAGATCTATCATCATTTCATTAATGGAAGATGTACTTGTGGTGATTATTGGTGA
- the LOC122052853 gene encoding protein LTV1 homolog translates to MGKKKFIDKKKSATFHLLARDTSDSTAFFSGGQVNDRVFVRVDTNNFQCPGFSDDDDNFGHSDIDEESDSIFADAVGDHEDDEGCASSLQPPLAAGTSMSSSSKKGELLDHVRREILELGLPDDGYNYLIHMREIKNTGGGSSYLENPKAKLDNMTLDVKAYDASRLQINSEVIDDADKDMMYAVASGTRSVKVQRVVDPDVLRLLDDSDLSRFGSEDEDFEEDFVVKANLPEEEEEQVKHVEEEGEEEVKAGAEEEDVLVADGGLDLQEQEVDGTVTVGGYVNDNFISDEKPRVRRFLDEQFDLLTLREYDNDSDDDDVHYGDAEREVLNSKLHDALKEFALDELEVEGKYKVPGDKKYDHQEKNGGTVVDDPEVIRRCVEYAEKYLNESQDDEEVFVEESSDESEGWDCETIVSTYSNLDNHPGRILAPENLNKKLPRKFPGDSSIKSNVIALRGKDKLPVDYLPNKAKALKVKLPASLIDDKPKRRSRSEESKTEKKERKAAVKEEKRESRRAKKELKGLYKCEGQKAQKVAAISGPSSIHIM, encoded by the exons ATGGGGAAGAAGAAGTTTATTGATAAGAAGAAGTCGGCTACCTTCCACCTCCTCGCCCGTGACACTTCTGACAGTACTGCATTTTTCTCTGGTGGGCAAGTGAATGATCGTGTTTTTGTCAGGGTAGACACTAACAATTTCCAGTGTCCTGGATTCTCCGATGACGATGACAACTTTGGCCATTCTGATATAGATGAAGAATCAGATTCCATCTTTGCTGATGCTGTAGGTGATCACGAAGATGATGAGGGGTGTGCAAGCAGCTTGCAGCCACCATTGGCTGCTGGCACTTCCATGTCAAGCTCTTCTAAGAAAGGGGAGCTGCTAGATCATGTCAGGAGGGAGATTTTAGAATTGGGCCTCCCTGATGATGGATACAACTATTTAATCCACATGCGTGAAATTAAGAACACAGGTGGAGGCTCCTCCTACTTGGAGAACCCTAAGGCCAAGCTCGACAATATGACACTCGATGTCAAG GCCTATGATGCTTCAAGGCTTCAGATTAATTCTGAGGTTATTGATGATGCTGAtaaagacatgatgtatgctgTTGCTTCAGGCACGAGATCAGTCAAAGTCCAGAGGGTTGTGGATCCAGATGTTTTGAGATTGCTAGATGACAGTGATTTGTCACGGTTTGGATCAGAGGATGAGGATTTTGAAGAGGACTTTGTGGTCAAAGCAAACCTtcctgaagaagaggaagaacagGTTAAACATGTagaggaagagggagaagaggaggtcaaggctGGTGCTGAAGAAGAGGATGTTTTAGTAGCAGATGGTGGTTTAGATCTACAGGAGCAGGAGGTGGATGGAACAGTTACAGTGGGAGGGTATGTTAATGATAATTTTATAAGTGATGAAAAACCGAGAGTACGCCGCTTTTTGGATGAACAGTTTGATTTG CTTACACTCCGAGAGTATGACAATGatagtgatgatgatgatgttcatTATGGTGATGCTGAACGTGAAGTGCTTAATTCTAAGCTTCATGATGCCCTTAAAGAGTTTGCACTAgacgaattagaagttgagggcaaGTACAAAGTTCCAGGAGATAAAAAGTATGACCATCAAGAGAAAAATGGAGGCACAGTGGTAGATGATCCTGAAGTGATCCGTAGATGTGTTGAGTATGCTGAAAAATACTTAAATGAAAGTCAGGATGATGAAGAAGTCTTTGTTGAGGAAAGTAGTGATGAATCTGAAGGTTGGGACTGTGAGACAATTGTTTCTACTTATTCAAATCTTGACAACCACCCTGGAAGAATTCTGGCTCCTGAAAATCTAAACAAGAAGCTTCCAAGAAAATTTCCTGGAGATTCAAGTATAAAAAGTAATGTGATTGCTCTTCGAGGAAAGGATAAGCTTCCAGTTGATTATCTACCTAACAAGGCAAAAGCTCTTAAAGTAAAATTGCCAGCATCCTTGATTGATGATAAACCTAAGAGGAGATCACGCAGCGAGGAGTCAAAGACtgaaaagaaggagagaaag GCTGCtgtaaaagaagagaaaagagaatcaCGGAGGGCCAAGAAAGAACTGAAAGGCTTGTACAAATGTGAAGGCCAAAAAGCTCAGAAAGTTGCTGCTATTTCGGGGCCATCTTCCATACACATAAT GTAA